From the genome of Coriobacteriia bacterium, one region includes:
- the ubiE gene encoding bifunctional demethylmenaquinone methyltransferase/2-methoxy-6-polyprenyl-1,4-benzoquinol methylase UbiE, which yields MSQQQPAPGQATEERVKGIFSSIAGRYDSFNAVASMGIDRSWRRQLVKACAIQPTDRVLDLCAGTGDVALAIAAQAGPAEVIVTDFTPEMLEIAREKGSAFDGRTKLTFQLADAQALPFEDESFDVVTVAFGVRNLPERERNFAEVKRVLRPGGRYVILEFSRPRLAPWRGIYHVYLRHAIPAIGGALTGDREGFVYLNDSIRRFPAQAELAAELRVAGFSAISWRDMTGGVVALHTAVR from the coding sequence ATGTCACAACAGCAGCCGGCGCCCGGTCAAGCCACCGAGGAGCGCGTGAAGGGCATCTTCTCGTCCATCGCGGGTCGTTACGACTCGTTCAACGCCGTCGCTTCGATGGGGATCGATCGCTCCTGGCGCAGGCAGCTTGTCAAGGCGTGTGCGATTCAGCCCACCGACCGCGTGCTTGACCTGTGCGCCGGGACAGGCGATGTCGCGCTGGCCATCGCCGCCCAAGCAGGCCCTGCGGAGGTCATAGTCACCGACTTCACGCCCGAGATGCTCGAGATAGCTCGCGAGAAGGGCAGCGCGTTCGACGGACGGACCAAGCTCACCTTCCAGCTGGCAGACGCGCAGGCGCTTCCCTTCGAGGACGAGTCGTTCGATGTGGTGACCGTCGCCTTCGGCGTGCGCAACCTGCCCGAGCGCGAGCGCAACTTCGCCGAGGTCAAGCGCGTGCTCAGGCCGGGTGGTCGCTACGTCATCCTGGAGTTCTCGCGCCCCCGGCTAGCGCCCTGGCGCGGCATCTACCACGTGTACCTTCGGCACGCCATTCCCGCCATCGGAGGTGCTCTGACCGGCGATCGTGAGGGCTTCGTCTACCTCAACGATTCTATTCGCCGTTTCCCCGCGCAAGCCGAACTCGCCGCGGAGCTGCGCGTCGCCGGGTTCTCGGCCATCAGCTGGCGCGATATGACCGGCGGCGTGGTCGCGCTCCATACCGCCGTCCGATAA
- a CDS encoding winged-helix domain-containing protein, producing the protein MTDIQRAPDASVYRLSLYHCYLGELIRTGADAKITSPRIAEALNIKEETVRRDLSFVGGVGRPGSGYDVQTLFSALQNYLGLRDEYPILKVGTAQMLESLSVVFPAHTYGVDPVAYYSELPTDVGSRVHGIEVKQLSEIPKLDPELGITVALVACSPGFVQITLELLHQAGITGVLLLTPALRLNRPEGMTITHVRMPCDIKSLACRCYVPAMAEA; encoded by the coding sequence ATGACTGACATTCAACGCGCGCCCGATGCTTCGGTGTATCGGTTGTCGCTCTACCACTGCTATCTGGGCGAGCTCATTCGTACCGGCGCCGATGCGAAGATCACCTCACCGCGCATAGCGGAGGCGCTGAACATCAAGGAGGAAACCGTCCGCCGCGACCTGTCGTTCGTCGGCGGCGTCGGAAGGCCTGGTTCAGGTTATGACGTGCAGACCCTGTTCTCGGCGCTGCAGAACTACCTGGGCCTGAGAGACGAGTACCCGATCTTGAAGGTTGGAACGGCGCAGATGCTGGAGTCTCTGTCGGTGGTCTTCCCTGCGCATACCTACGGGGTCGATCCCGTGGCGTACTATTCGGAGCTCCCCACCGATGTCGGTTCGCGGGTACACGGCATCGAAGTCAAGCAGCTCTCTGAGATCCCCAAGCTCGATCCGGAGCTTGGCATCACCGTGGCGCTCGTTGCCTGTTCGCCGGGATTCGTCCAGATCACGCTGGAACTGCTTCATCAGGCCGGCATCACCGGCGTGCTGCTTCTGACTCCGGCGCTCAGGCTCAATCGTCCCGAAGGCATGACGATCACGCACGTGCGCATGCCGTGTGACATCAAATCGCTCGCATGCCGGTGCTACGTTCCGGCCATGGCGGAGGCGTAG
- a CDS encoding cytochrome c3 family protein → MRPNGARRVLSSIRAIGVRRFAVWFAVVAVAWTGLTVAVGVLVDGQAVCARACHAMRIYGTESANTAHRGVDCIECHGTPGAFGGLADGYALQRRAGAALLGRVPAASVVNDAPCRGCHPAVGSATIVSRGISVRHADFMEEPCTECHGGTGHRFEDRIYEIAQMDDCMQCHSSSAREPSGCELCHVPDANRDRLKQTSTWQITHGKQWRTTHGMGDLKTCVSCHVPAYCARCHGVGLPHPLAWQRQHGEGATAIGVSPCHTCHEESWCADCHGVEMPHPTGFLPRHGPIADKTGEDRCHSCHPKAACTDCHLRSSHPDAPGVDSIHTGDTEVGP, encoded by the coding sequence ATGAGGCCGAACGGCGCGCGCCGCGTGCTCTCCTCGATCCGCGCTATCGGCGTGCGGCGGTTCGCCGTCTGGTTCGCCGTTGTGGCCGTTGCCTGGACGGGACTCACGGTGGCCGTGGGCGTGCTCGTCGACGGACAAGCGGTGTGTGCCCGGGCGTGTCACGCGATGCGCATCTACGGCACTGAGTCGGCCAACACGGCCCACCGCGGTGTCGACTGCATCGAGTGTCACGGTACGCCGGGCGCCTTTGGTGGGCTGGCTGACGGGTACGCGCTCCAGCGTCGAGCCGGGGCGGCATTGCTCGGGAGAGTACCGGCCGCCTCAGTGGTCAATGACGCACCGTGTCGCGGATGCCATCCCGCGGTCGGCTCGGCAACCATCGTTTCGCGCGGCATCTCCGTGCGCCACGCCGACTTCATGGAGGAGCCGTGCACGGAGTGTCACGGGGGTACCGGACATCGGTTCGAGGACCGCATCTACGAGATCGCGCAGATGGATGACTGCATGCAGTGCCACTCGAGCTCGGCTCGCGAGCCGTCCGGCTGCGAGCTGTGTCACGTGCCGGACGCCAATCGCGACCGGCTCAAGCAGACGAGCACATGGCAGATCACGCATGGCAAGCAGTGGCGCACGACACATGGCATGGGCGATCTGAAGACGTGCGTGTCGTGTCACGTGCCCGCATACTGCGCGCGCTGCCACGGGGTGGGCCTGCCTCATCCGCTGGCATGGCAACGGCAGCATGGCGAAGGCGCGACGGCGATCGGGGTCTCTCCCTGTCACACGTGTCATGAAGAGTCGTGGTGCGCAGATTGCCACGGCGTTGAGATGCCTCACCCCACTGGGTTCTTGCCGCGCCACGGGCCGATTGCCGACAAGACCGGCGAGGATCGCTGCCACAGCTGCCACCCGAAAGCCGCGTGCACCGATTGTCACCTGAGGTCATCGCACCCTGACGCCCCTGGTGTAGACAGCATTCACACCGGCGATACCGAGGTGGGGCCCTGA
- the ccsA gene encoding cytochrome c biogenesis protein CcsA, whose protein sequence is MTQYVEILLMWVAVSLYAASAVGFVTGLVFSKKGIVTAALWLAAAGLVPHTIAIAGRWERVGHGPYLGFYEVVSSYAYVSVVGLLILVRLYPALRVAGAVVMPIAFLLLGGAMLAPKSGLEITPYLASWWLVVHVAFAKLCYGAFVVAMVLGVVFLFRARLRGKMAEFAAKLPSDDVLDDLTFRFLAAGFILLGIMIAAGAIWANEAWGRYWAWDPIETWSLISWLVYAAVLHARLTLGWRGRRFALAAVWALPLVLFALIGVPIVYDSIHGAYLTGY, encoded by the coding sequence GTGACCCAGTACGTCGAGATTCTGCTCATGTGGGTTGCCGTGAGCCTCTATGCGGCATCAGCCGTCGGATTCGTCACGGGCCTGGTCTTCTCCAAGAAGGGGATAGTGACCGCCGCCTTGTGGCTGGCGGCCGCGGGGCTCGTGCCGCATACGATCGCCATAGCCGGTCGATGGGAGCGCGTCGGCCACGGGCCGTATCTGGGCTTCTACGAGGTGGTCTCCTCGTACGCCTACGTCAGCGTGGTGGGGCTGCTCATACTCGTGCGACTCTATCCGGCGCTGCGCGTCGCAGGCGCCGTCGTCATGCCGATTGCGTTCCTGTTGCTGGGCGGTGCGATGCTCGCCCCGAAGAGCGGGCTGGAGATCACCCCGTATCTGGCATCGTGGTGGCTTGTCGTGCACGTGGCCTTCGCGAAGCTGTGCTACGGAGCCTTCGTGGTGGCCATGGTGCTTGGCGTCGTGTTCCTGTTCAGGGCCCGTCTGCGGGGCAAGATGGCCGAGTTCGCGGCGAAACTCCCCAGCGATGACGTGCTCGATGATCTGACGTTTCGGTTCCTGGCAGCCGGGTTCATCCTCCTCGGCATCATGATCGCGGCTGGCGCCATCTGGGCGAATGAGGCATGGGGACGGTACTGGGCTTGGGACCCCATCGAGACCTGGTCGCTGATCTCGTGGCTGGTGTACGCTGCGGTCCTCCATGCCAGGCTCACTCTTGGCTGGCGAGGACGCCGCTTCGCGTTGGCCGCCGTCTGGGCGCTTCCCCTCGTGCTGTTCGCGCTCATCGGGGTGCCGATCGTCTACGATTCGATACACGGCGCATACCTTACGGGCTACTAG
- a CDS encoding TIGR04190 family B12-binding domain/radical SAM domain protein, with translation MPKVDVMLLHAPAVYDFRERSIMFGPVSDMVPSTPIFEMYPLGFTTMAEYLERHGVRVRIVNLAVLMLNKPDFDVEAYVRSMDATLFGIDLHWLPHAHGSIEIARIVKKYHPDTPVVFGGLSSTFFHEELCAYDAVDFVLRGDSTEEPLRRLVDAVKRNGRLDEIPNLTWKDSTGTVNVNPLSWVPSDMNAISLDYSFNMKSVIRYRDMMGVVPFKDWLKYPVCASLTCRGCTHDCVTCGGSAYSFREHFGRDKTAFRDPELLVRDIEHIQRYIPGPMFVLNDFLQAGREYTRDFVKGLQRIDMRNPIGFEFFKPPHEEFYEFLGAHLKDWSVEISVESHDDAVRSAFGKSHYTIDQVEQTVKDALKHGCSRFDLYFMSGIPTQTAESVRETAEYIAYLYDAVGNDPRLLCFVSPMAPFLDPGSRVFDNPDAYGYTLRARTLEEHRERLVLPSWKHIMNYESDAMTPDEMADATYDAGLAVNRTKAAAGIIDQATADRTETRIHEARVAMARIDEIMAGPAALQQPALWALKHESDRLSQSTVCEKSELNWPHSVEIRHVAAAAGLWLSENVKHAVGRVKGIAPPAMSDNHTGTTTQTACDPTEA, from the coding sequence ATGCCCAAAGTCGACGTCATGTTGCTTCACGCTCCGGCTGTCTATGACTTCCGCGAGCGTTCGATCATGTTCGGTCCGGTATCGGACATGGTCCCCTCCACGCCGATATTCGAGATGTACCCGCTGGGTTTCACCACCATGGCCGAGTATCTCGAGCGCCATGGTGTTCGCGTGCGCATCGTCAACCTCGCGGTACTGATGCTCAACAAGCCCGACTTCGACGTCGAGGCCTACGTCCGTTCGATGGACGCGACTCTGTTCGGCATCGACCTGCACTGGCTACCTCACGCTCACGGGTCGATCGAGATCGCCCGCATTGTGAAGAAGTACCACCCCGACACCCCCGTGGTGTTCGGCGGGCTCTCCTCGACGTTCTTCCACGAGGAGCTGTGCGCCTACGACGCCGTCGACTTCGTGCTGCGTGGCGACTCCACTGAGGAGCCTCTGCGCAGGCTCGTGGATGCCGTCAAGCGCAATGGGCGCCTCGACGAGATTCCGAACCTCACCTGGAAGGACTCGACGGGCACCGTCAACGTCAACCCGCTGTCGTGGGTCCCGTCGGATATGAACGCCATCTCGCTCGACTACTCGTTCAACATGAAGTCCGTGATCCGCTATCGCGACATGATGGGGGTCGTGCCGTTCAAGGATTGGCTCAAGTACCCCGTCTGCGCTTCGCTCACCTGTCGCGGATGTACCCACGACTGCGTGACCTGCGGAGGCTCGGCCTACTCGTTCCGCGAGCACTTCGGTCGCGACAAGACCGCCTTCCGCGATCCAGAGCTGCTGGTGCGCGACATCGAGCACATCCAGCGCTACATTCCGGGTCCGATGTTCGTCCTGAACGACTTCTTGCAGGCTGGTCGCGAGTACACCCGTGACTTCGTCAAGGGTTTGCAGCGCATCGATATGCGCAACCCGATCGGCTTCGAGTTCTTCAAGCCGCCGCATGAGGAGTTCTACGAGTTTCTGGGCGCCCATCTCAAAGACTGGTCGGTGGAGATCAGTGTCGAGAGCCACGACGACGCGGTGCGCTCGGCGTTCGGCAAGAGCCACTACACCATCGATCAGGTCGAGCAGACCGTCAAAGACGCCCTGAAGCATGGATGCAGCCGATTCGACCTGTACTTCATGAGCGGCATCCCCACGCAGACCGCAGAGTCGGTGCGCGAGACAGCCGAGTACATCGCCTATCTGTACGACGCCGTCGGCAACGACCCGCGCCTCCTGTGCTTCGTGAGCCCCATGGCGCCGTTCCTCGATCCGGGATCGCGGGTGTTCGACAACCCGGACGCCTATGGCTACACCCTGCGCGCGCGCACGCTCGAGGAGCACCGTGAGCGGCTCGTCTTGCCCTCATGGAAACACATCATGAACTACGAGAGCGACGCCATGACCCCCGACGAGATGGCCGACGCCACCTACGATGCCGGATTGGCCGTCAATCGCACCAAGGCGGCAGCAGGCATCATCGACCAAGCGACCGCTGACCGCACCGAGACCCGCATCCACGAGGCGCGCGTCGCCATGGCGCGCATCGACGAGATCATGGCCGGGCCGGCGGCGCTCCAACAGCCGGCCCTGTGGGCGCTCAAGCACGAGTCCGATCGGCTGTCGCAGTCGACCGTCTGCGAGAAGAGCGAGCTCAACTGGCCGCACTCGGTGGAGATTCGCCATGTGGCCGCCGCAGCAGGGCTGTGGCTGAGCGAGAACGTGAAGCACGCCGTCGGGCGAGTCAAGGGTATCGCTCCGCCCGCGATGTCGGATAATCACACGGGCACGACGACGCAGACAGCGTGTGATCCGACGGAAGCCTGA
- a CDS encoding cytochrome c biogenesis protein ResB, with protein MATLARLVRSPRVAVWLIVALSVYVGLVTAIPQESMLPDRHAAWVAEGSPLVSVARAVGADRAYTNPLFLLIAAALTLSTGVCAWDRSRRALRTWRERGMVTEALRARLDARPDAEATVDMDVEMAQEKAARALEGLHLKARRGPSLMYAEAGAWGLLGSPLFHWSMVVLVVVVGLGQLTRWEGLLGVPSTGTVVEEAGSYREFDSGSLALPHTGWSLSIASVDESKSIGDVYYGVTPRITLSDGERVLAEQEVHPNRPLRYGPLLVHLSDYGLAVRVKAIGPDGESSGTSNQIIDFDEMTESGTVPSQFAVIDDAGITVAEVAVAVSARDRAGALPRMKPPGKVILIDSVLSDGSKTSVRVAVGEPVELGGGWTIVAEEMGYYARLSVVRDWSVYWIYGLLGLITVGVIIALGVPYRFVWVRSVADPDGGSRVAVVTGQSRRDPVFRSRVTDALAAMPARRASPADPKPERDDDVMEDE; from the coding sequence GTGGCGACGTTGGCGCGTCTGGTGCGCTCCCCGCGAGTAGCCGTCTGGCTGATTGTCGCGCTCAGTGTCTACGTCGGTCTGGTGACCGCGATCCCGCAGGAGTCGATGCTGCCTGACAGGCACGCCGCGTGGGTCGCCGAGGGCTCACCCCTCGTCTCGGTGGCACGCGCGGTCGGTGCTGACCGCGCTTACACGAACCCCCTGTTCTTGCTGATTGCGGCTGCGCTCACGCTGTCGACGGGCGTGTGTGCTTGGGATCGCTCGAGGCGCGCACTGCGCACGTGGCGTGAGCGAGGGATGGTCACGGAGGCGCTCCGGGCACGCCTCGACGCCCGACCGGATGCCGAAGCCACGGTCGACATGGACGTCGAGATGGCCCAGGAGAAGGCAGCACGCGCGCTCGAGGGGCTCCACCTCAAGGCGCGGCGCGGTCCCTCGCTGATGTATGCGGAGGCCGGCGCCTGGGGACTTCTCGGAAGCCCGCTGTTCCACTGGTCCATGGTCGTGCTGGTCGTCGTTGTCGGGCTGGGTCAACTCACCCGGTGGGAGGGCCTGCTCGGTGTGCCCTCGACCGGCACCGTCGTCGAAGAGGCGGGATCCTACCGGGAGTTTGACTCAGGGTCGCTCGCCCTCCCTCATACCGGGTGGTCCCTATCGATCGCATCGGTAGATGAAAGCAAGAGTATCGGCGACGTCTATTACGGGGTCACGCCTCGCATCACGCTCAGCGATGGCGAGCGGGTGCTCGCGGAACAGGAAGTCCATCCCAACCGTCCGCTGCGGTACGGACCGCTCCTGGTTCACCTTTCGGATTATGGTCTGGCAGTTCGAGTCAAGGCTATCGGGCCGGACGGCGAGTCGAGCGGGACAAGCAACCAGATCATCGACTTCGACGAGATGACTGAGTCCGGCACCGTGCCCTCGCAGTTCGCGGTGATCGATGACGCGGGAATCACCGTTGCCGAGGTCGCGGTTGCGGTCAGCGCGCGTGACCGCGCCGGTGCGTTGCCCAGGATGAAGCCCCCCGGCAAGGTCATCCTGATCGACAGCGTTCTATCCGATGGCTCGAAGACATCGGTGCGGGTTGCGGTGGGCGAGCCGGTGGAACTCGGCGGCGGATGGACGATCGTTGCGGAGGAGATGGGATACTACGCGCGTCTGAGTGTCGTGCGCGACTGGTCGGTCTACTGGATCTACGGGCTGCTCGGCCTGATCACCGTCGGTGTGATCATCGCGCTCGGGGTGCCGTACCGTTTCGTGTGGGTTCGGTCGGTTGCGGACCCGGACGGTGGCTCAAGAGTCGCGGTGGTGACAGGGCAGTCTCGCCGGGACCCGGTGTTCAGGTCCCGCGTGACCGACGCTCTGGCTGCGATGCCGGCAAGGCGGGCATCTCCAGCCGATCCGAAGCCCGAACGTGACGACGATGTGATGGAGGACGAATAG
- a CDS encoding O-antigen ligase family protein yields MRFTILDDRRSVVMVAALVAIAALPVLSVDSADPQQPIRVLAVAAAAGLLCIIGAPRWGRYPKLATSVAAVLVAWVLLASFAGGLPAGVFGVHGRFQGLVSGATIVLAAAAGLTLPGRYGRVLGYAIAGFGVVFSGFVLVQAALGMDAVGFSNNRVVAGGWLAISLAVTLASSYVATGRDRLVLPASALFIALGLGVTGTRGAWIGALAGLVVVVYVALRTRTPRTRLVLIMSLVSVLAIIAGVTLFGVAESSAKLDPRALSSGSAASRWQIWRGAAAMTAANPVIGVGTGRFIYEFPAFQPLEHAAAEALDTRPDTAHSGPLHLAAEAGVPAALAGLVLAGLAVVGGASGVRRRDAAALIALAGFAAYLGQSLFGVAAVEVDALGWLLGGLAVSRAGSTSEETPARSPQAFRILAGVVALGVVVACVWYLRADNDFADSSRALAAGDTRTAARAAAAAVVGNPLVDVHRVAQADAVLYEPVPAVRAVELPDAQAAVARGLEMEPDSYDLMLARARLIATADSSPDEIADAYLMAVKRYPLGVEVRVAASNALRDAGRTDEAAAIDAALAALESAREAR; encoded by the coding sequence ATGCGATTCACGATTCTAGACGACCGACGCTCGGTTGTCATGGTCGCGGCCCTTGTGGCGATAGCAGCGCTTCCCGTGCTTTCAGTCGACTCCGCCGACCCGCAGCAACCGATACGCGTGCTCGCCGTGGCAGCTGCGGCGGGCCTACTGTGCATTATCGGCGCTCCACGATGGGGTAGGTACCCCAAGCTCGCCACATCCGTCGCGGCGGTGCTCGTGGCGTGGGTGCTGCTGGCGTCGTTCGCGGGCGGGCTGCCAGCCGGCGTGTTCGGAGTCCATGGTCGATTCCAGGGGCTGGTCTCCGGTGCGACCATCGTACTGGCGGCCGCGGCAGGCCTCACGTTGCCCGGCAGGTACGGGAGGGTGTTGGGCTATGCGATTGCGGGCTTCGGTGTCGTGTTCTCCGGGTTCGTGCTCGTACAGGCGGCACTCGGCATGGATGCCGTGGGATTCTCTAACAACCGCGTGGTCGCCGGCGGGTGGCTGGCTATCTCGCTGGCCGTCACGCTCGCCTCATCCTACGTCGCTACCGGTCGTGATCGTCTGGTGCTGCCAGCGTCTGCGCTCTTCATCGCGCTCGGGCTGGGTGTCACCGGGACACGCGGTGCATGGATCGGCGCCCTGGCGGGCCTTGTCGTCGTCGTCTACGTGGCCCTACGCACGCGTACCCCCCGCACGCGCCTGGTGCTGATCATGTCACTCGTGTCGGTGCTGGCGATCATCGCCGGTGTCACGCTGTTCGGTGTGGCGGAATCCTCAGCCAAGCTCGACCCGCGAGCGCTGTCATCCGGGTCGGCGGCCAGTCGGTGGCAGATCTGGCGGGGCGCTGCGGCCATGACGGCCGCCAACCCTGTGATCGGGGTCGGCACGGGCCGCTTCATCTACGAGTTCCCCGCCTTCCAGCCGTTGGAGCACGCCGCCGCAGAGGCCCTCGACACTCGGCCCGACACCGCACACTCGGGGCCGCTGCATCTGGCTGCCGAGGCGGGGGTACCTGCGGCGTTGGCCGGCCTCGTGCTGGCGGGGCTCGCGGTGGTCGGTGGAGCGAGCGGCGTGAGACGACGCGACGCCGCTGCGCTGATAGCGCTGGCGGGTTTTGCGGCATACCTCGGACAGTCCCTGTTCGGGGTTGCGGCCGTGGAGGTCGACGCGCTGGGATGGCTGCTGGGCGGGCTCGCGGTGTCACGCGCCGGCAGCACCTCAGAAGAGACGCCGGCACGATCGCCTCAGGCATTCCGCATCCTTGCGGGCGTGGTTGCGCTCGGAGTGGTCGTCGCCTGCGTCTGGTACCTTCGCGCGGATAACGACTTCGCGGACTCATCACGCGCCCTTGCGGCGGGCGACACCCGGACAGCGGCGCGTGCCGCCGCCGCCGCGGTCGTCGGCAACCCGCTCGTCGATGTTCACCGGGTAGCGCAGGCTGACGCGGTCCTGTACGAGCCGGTACCAGCCGTCCGCGCGGTGGAGTTGCCCGACGCGCAGGCCGCCGTCGCGCGCGGGCTGGAGATGGAGCCAGACTCATATGACCTCATGTTGGCGCGGGCTCGGCTGATTGCCACGGCGGATTCGTCACCCGACGAGATCGCGGACGCATACCTGATGGCGGTGAAGCGCTACCCGCTCGGCGTCGAGGTGAGGGTCGCGGCGTCGAATGCGTTGCGCGATGCCGGGCGAACTGATGAGGCGGCGGCGATCGACGCCGCTCTTGCGGCACTCGAGTCTGCTCGGGAAGCACGATGA
- a CDS encoding cytochrome c3 family protein codes for MSDPEVVTDDVDIDSEEQEEGRSRRWSSLLVVILLLLLLLCCLATSAQIWITGGSQQARFIARNLECLQCHTELIPEFNNVTVHNPFALKECTACHTRHGKKVSVTVTSSALETWRRYTTMLEWLPLKWWITLSQGAAGRISSEGGGIVPGESKSVEVKGADSELVMAEQDLCWLCHGSMGAKLGDEYRHQPFVTGRCTNCHNPHASPYVALINQPPNRICLTCHAMGAELSRDQAHSPAEGGWCLDCHDPHASNFKGMIVAGQRDLCFRCHPTVAVLDSMAVQHAPFLNDDCTGCHEPHGSDYRPLLDAEQPRLCYKCHPSISDQFAQESHHPVGVTLTCASCHDPHAAQYPGLLSARDNDFCDQCHSQITVSYEDSLHDRVLCISCHTPHGSPYAPILVEENPDVCLRCHNPEHYDDDRPGIVRNNHPVRPIFYDVNNRKNLTCTSSCHNPHGTELGAMLRYFPRGWDGNCLMCHAVTEGNRVGIDF; via the coding sequence TTGTCCGATCCCGAAGTCGTCACCGACGACGTCGACATCGACTCTGAAGAGCAGGAAGAAGGGCGCAGCCGGCGCTGGTCGTCGCTGCTCGTCGTCATCCTTCTGCTGCTCCTGCTGCTGTGCTGTCTGGCCACGTCCGCCCAGATCTGGATCACAGGCGGTTCTCAGCAGGCTCGGTTCATCGCACGCAACCTGGAGTGCCTGCAGTGCCACACCGAGCTGATTCCGGAGTTCAACAACGTCACGGTGCACAATCCCTTCGCGCTGAAGGAGTGCACCGCCTGCCACACCCGGCACGGCAAGAAGGTGTCGGTGACCGTGACGTCGAGCGCGCTGGAGACCTGGCGGCGCTACACGACAATGCTCGAGTGGCTCCCACTGAAGTGGTGGATCACGTTGTCGCAGGGCGCCGCCGGGCGAATCAGCTCTGAGGGCGGAGGGATAGTGCCGGGCGAGTCAAAGAGCGTCGAGGTCAAAGGCGCGGACTCCGAACTCGTGATGGCGGAACAGGACCTCTGCTGGCTGTGTCACGGCAGCATGGGGGCCAAGCTCGGTGACGAGTATCGCCACCAGCCCTTCGTGACGGGTAGGTGCACCAACTGCCACAACCCCCATGCCTCGCCGTACGTGGCCCTCATCAATCAGCCGCCGAACCGCATCTGCCTGACCTGTCACGCGATGGGCGCGGAACTGTCACGCGATCAGGCCCACTCGCCGGCGGAAGGGGGCTGGTGTCTGGACTGCCACGATCCTCACGCCTCCAACTTCAAGGGCATGATCGTGGCCGGTCAACGCGACCTGTGCTTCCGTTGCCATCCCACGGTCGCGGTGCTTGACTCGATGGCGGTCCAGCACGCGCCGTTTCTGAACGATGACTGCACGGGCTGCCACGAGCCGCATGGCTCGGACTACCGTCCGCTTCTCGACGCGGAGCAACCGCGCCTGTGCTACAAATGCCACCCGAGCATCTCGGACCAGTTCGCACAGGAAAGCCATCATCCCGTGGGCGTCACTCTGACCTGCGCCAGCTGCCACGACCCGCACGCCGCACAGTATCCGGGGCTCCTCAGTGCGCGCGACAACGACTTCTGCGACCAGTGCCACTCTCAGATCACGGTGAGCTACGAGGACTCGTTGCATGACCGAGTCCTGTGCATCAGCTGCCACACCCCTCATGGCTCTCCGTACGCGCCGATACTCGTTGAGGAGAATCCGGACGTCTGCCTCAGGTGCCATAACCCCGAGCACTACGATGACGACCGGCCCGGCATCGTGAGAAACAACCACCCGGTGCGGCCGATCTTCTACGACGTGAACAATCGGAAGAACCTCACGTGCACTTCTTCGTGCCACAACCCGCACGGTACCGAGTTGGGCGCGATGCTGAGGTACTTCCCTCGCGGATGGGACGGCAACTGCCTCATGTGCCATGCGGTCACCGAGGGCAACCGCGTTGGCATCGACTTCTAG